In a single window of the Desulfovibrio aminophilus DSM 12254 genome:
- a CDS encoding glycosyltransferase family 4 protein: MKTKRLWGTLDPFLEPGPILGRRVANAQFLRFLLEADPYDEYHFFLADRGLREGLAAQLERLFPDLWGAGRLVLSDRRRLPEAVAASDFHCFHQSDCILRQPSLARLRNAVSRRIFPITGTTHSLSYADYPARFLSHLWPGTTARDCIICTSRCGLEAVSRQFEALRDGFGLDKERFPAPRLERIPLGLDPDEFVEPSRQGREEARLALGLPQGSVLTLVFGRIAHYSKMDLLPLLRAFQRIFGQGADRNGMGLVLAGWVDEDDDFPQTLRRLAANIGLSLFLFERPDPERKAALFEACDIFASIADNPQETFGLTLLEAAAAGLPVVASDYDGYKDLVEHGTTGWLVPTTGLAATPEADLLAPLLPDNQYHLLLSQGLAVDTGGLAEAIGGLTAQPRLRLDMGRAGRKRVLEQFSWTEVIRRHVALWDELNALPVDEERARAARHPLHPEFGGLFGHYPTRTLEPGTLLTAGRTGQAFYRGQDFPLIYAGLENLVEEAALKTLVFLARKPVTAGELERRLGENAGLSSDRARFLLVWALKHDLLENAA; this comes from the coding sequence ATGAAAACCAAACGTCTCTGGGGCACGCTCGACCCCTTCCTGGAGCCCGGGCCGATTCTCGGCCGACGAGTGGCCAACGCCCAGTTCCTGCGTTTCCTTCTGGAAGCCGATCCCTACGACGAGTACCATTTCTTCCTGGCCGACCGGGGTCTGCGCGAGGGCTTGGCGGCGCAGCTGGAGCGCCTCTTCCCGGACCTCTGGGGCGCGGGACGACTGGTCCTCTCCGACCGCCGCCGCCTCCCCGAGGCCGTGGCCGCCTCGGACTTCCACTGCTTCCACCAGTCCGACTGCATCCTGCGCCAGCCGAGCCTCGCCCGGCTGCGCAACGCGGTTTCGCGTCGGATATTTCCCATCACCGGCACGACCCATTCCCTGTCCTACGCCGACTATCCCGCTCGTTTCCTGAGCCACCTCTGGCCGGGAACCACGGCCCGGGACTGCATCATCTGCACGTCTCGCTGCGGCCTGGAGGCCGTGTCGCGCCAGTTCGAGGCCCTGCGCGACGGCTTCGGCCTGGACAAGGAGCGTTTCCCGGCCCCACGCCTGGAACGCATTCCTCTCGGCCTGGACCCGGACGAGTTCGTCGAGCCCTCGCGCCAGGGCCGGGAGGAGGCCCGGCTGGCCCTGGGGCTGCCCCAGGGATCGGTGCTCACCCTGGTCTTCGGGCGCATCGCGCACTACTCCAAGATGGACCTGCTGCCCCTGCTGCGGGCCTTCCAGCGCATCTTCGGCCAGGGGGCGGATCGCAACGGCATGGGGCTGGTCCTGGCGGGCTGGGTGGACGAAGACGACGACTTCCCCCAGACCCTGCGCCGTCTGGCCGCCAACATCGGCCTGTCCCTCTTCCTTTTCGAGCGGCCCGACCCCGAGCGAAAGGCCGCGCTCTTCGAGGCCTGCGACATTTTCGCCTCCATCGCGGACAACCCCCAGGAGACCTTCGGTCTGACGCTTCTGGAGGCCGCCGCCGCCGGCCTGCCGGTGGTGGCCTCGGACTACGACGGCTACAAGGATCTCGTGGAGCACGGGACCACCGGCTGGCTCGTGCCCACCACCGGGCTTGCGGCCACGCCCGAGGCCGATCTCCTGGCCCCGCTCCTGCCTGACAATCAGTACCACCTGCTCCTGTCCCAGGGGCTGGCCGTGGATACGGGGGGCCTGGCCGAGGCCATCGGTGGGCTCACGGCCCAGCCCCGGCTGCGCCTGGATATGGGCCGGGCCGGACGCAAGCGGGTTTTGGAACAGTTCTCCTGGACCGAGGTGATCCGTCGCCACGTGGCCCTCTGGGACGAACTGAACGCCCTGCCCGTGGACGAGGAGCGGGCCCGCGCCGCGCGCCACCCCCTGCACCCGGAGTTCGGCGGGCTGTTCGGCCACTATCCCACGCGGACCCTGGAGCCTGGTACGCTCCTCACCGCCGGGCGCACCGGGCAGGCCTTCTACCGGGGCCAGGACTTCCCGCTGATCTACGCCGGGCTCGAGAATCTCGTGGAGGAGGCCGCGTTGAAGACCCTCGTCTTTCTGGCCCGCAAGCCGGTGACCGCTGGAGAACTGGAACGCCGCCTGGGCGAGAACGCCGGGCTTTCGTCGGACCGGGCCCGCTTTCTCCTGGTCTGGGCCCTCAAGCACGACCTGTTGGAAAACGCCGCATGA
- a CDS encoding amidohydrolase, whose product MRPTLFTNAVFITLEGDSRHGCMAVEDGRITALGSPAELAPLKDRGFVSVDLGGGFALPGFHDCHSHLILTGIMTLGLDLSAARSLEEVRDRVRDAARALSPGEFVRGFLLEDLNLRDGRPPLRADLDAAAPRNPVLIIHPTCHRAFLNTAAVAALGLPPDLPGLDMENGAPTGVVRDPGVLTHVFPAMMRSMSRAHLDAACAEAARRALAVGLTSVQSMEGGELTPGCAPVLLENAARLPLRVTCWNQSMDFSETVALGLPRIGGCICADGELDARTAALFEPYSDDPGNRGALLYSDERMEGFVREAHRRGLQIAVHCESERSIEQVLAALEKALADEPRADHRHRIEHFELPAWGQIERMARAGVTASMQPAFLPEFLEDGRLEHSLGLFGPERVRRLHPYRASLDAGVRVCGGSDSPVTGYNPLFGIRSAAAHGFPEQSASLREAVEMFTVQAARSVFRENDLGILAAGRLADFVVLDRDILAVRPEEVPGIAVRRVFVGGEERGG is encoded by the coding sequence ATGCGTCCGACACTCTTCACCAACGCCGTCTTCATCACGCTGGAAGGCGACTCCCGCCACGGCTGCATGGCCGTGGAGGACGGGCGGATCACGGCCCTGGGCTCGCCCGCCGAACTGGCTCCCCTGAAGGACCGGGGTTTCGTCTCCGTGGACCTGGGCGGCGGCTTCGCCCTGCCGGGTTTCCACGACTGCCACTCGCACCTGATCCTCACCGGGATCATGACCCTGGGCCTGGATCTTTCGGCCGCCCGGAGCCTGGAGGAAGTGCGCGACCGTGTGCGCGACGCGGCCCGGGCCCTGTCCCCCGGGGAGTTCGTGCGCGGCTTCCTCCTGGAGGATCTCAACCTGCGCGACGGCCGTCCGCCCCTGCGCGCCGACCTGGACGCGGCCGCCCCGCGCAACCCCGTGCTCATCATTCATCCCACCTGCCATCGGGCCTTCCTGAACACGGCGGCGGTGGCGGCCCTGGGCCTGCCGCCGGATCTGCCGGGCCTGGATATGGAGAACGGCGCGCCCACGGGCGTGGTCCGCGACCCGGGTGTGCTGACCCACGTGTTCCCGGCCATGATGCGCTCCATGAGTCGCGCCCACCTGGACGCGGCCTGCGCCGAGGCCGCGCGCCGGGCCTTGGCCGTGGGGCTCACCTCGGTGCAGAGCATGGAGGGCGGTGAGCTGACCCCGGGCTGCGCGCCCGTGCTCCTGGAGAACGCGGCTCGGCTGCCCCTGCGCGTGACCTGCTGGAACCAGAGCATGGACTTCAGCGAGACCGTGGCCCTGGGCCTGCCGCGCATCGGCGGCTGCATCTGCGCCGACGGCGAACTGGACGCCCGCACGGCCGCGCTCTTCGAGCCCTATTCCGACGATCCCGGCAACCGGGGCGCGCTGCTCTACAGCGATGAACGCATGGAGGGTTTCGTGCGCGAGGCCCATCGCCGGGGCCTGCAGATCGCCGTGCATTGCGAGTCCGAGCGCTCCATCGAGCAGGTTCTCGCAGCCCTGGAAAAGGCCCTGGCCGACGAGCCCCGGGCCGACCACCGCCATCGCATCGAGCATTTCGAACTGCCCGCCTGGGGCCAGATCGAGCGCATGGCCCGGGCCGGAGTCACGGCCTCCATGCAGCCCGCCTTTCTGCCGGAGTTCCTGGAGGACGGCCGTTTGGAGCACAGCCTGGGGCTCTTCGGGCCGGAGCGGGTCCGGCGGCTGCACCCCTACCGGGCCAGCCTGGACGCCGGGGTGCGGGTCTGCGGCGGCTCGGACAGCCCGGTGACGGGCTACAACCCGCTCTTCGGCATCCGCTCGGCGGCGGCCCACGGCTTCCCGGAGCAGTCCGCGAGCCTGCGCGAGGCCGTGGAGATGTTCACGGTCCAGGCCGCCCGGAGCGTGTTCCGGGAGAACGACCTGGGCATCCTGGCCGCGGGCCGGCTGGCGGACTTCGTGGTCCTGGACCGCGACATCCTGGCCGTCAGGCCGGAGGAGGTTCCGGGGATCGCGGTGCGGCGGGTCTTCGTGGGCGGGGAGGAACGCGGCGGGTGA
- a CDS encoding 5-formyltetrahydrofolate cyclo-ligase, with the protein MIRPLADKAALRREMLARRAALADTEVIRASLAVAARVRELRRWRDAVEILAYWPTKNEIDTRPLVAESWGRGVRVLLPRCRRGEAGVADLACVTREADLVPGAFSLLEPGPACALASDATPDLVLVPGLAFDRRGRRLGFGGGYYDRILARPALAEALVVGLAHGFQLQPELPADPWDRPVDVLCTDEETLWFK; encoded by the coding sequence GTGATCCGCCCCCTGGCGGACAAGGCGGCCCTGCGGCGGGAGATGCTCGCCCGGCGGGCGGCCCTGGCCGACACGGAGGTGATCCGGGCCTCCCTGGCCGTGGCCGCGCGGGTTCGCGAGCTGCGCCGCTGGCGTGACGCCGTCGAGATTTTGGCCTACTGGCCCACGAAGAACGAGATCGACACCCGGCCCCTGGTGGCCGAATCATGGGGCCGGGGAGTGCGGGTGCTCCTGCCGCGCTGCCGCCGGGGCGAAGCCGGGGTGGCCGACCTGGCCTGCGTGACCCGCGAGGCCGACCTGGTCCCGGGCGCGTTTTCCCTCCTGGAGCCGGGCCCGGCCTGCGCCCTGGCTTCCGACGCCACGCCGGACCTTGTGCTTGTCCCCGGCTTGGCTTTCGACCGCCGGGGGCGCCGTCTGGGCTTCGGCGGGGGCTACTACGACAGGATTCTGGCCCGGCCCGCGCTGGCCGAGGCCCTGGTGGTGGGCCTGGCCCACGGATTCCAACTGCAACCGGAGCTGCCCGCGGACCCCTGGGACCGGCCCGTGGACGTCCTCTGCACGGACGAGGAAACATTGTGGTTCAAGTAG
- a CDS encoding sensor domain-containing diguanylate cyclase, giving the protein MKRGKRPELMWGFGLNETERAQIQEATGPGFFLRNYTPKALPRAGTLKEGEKPSAAWIPWRVWNSIPEHSREGFRGLEDTQRILIQEESETPVELEAVLEEGFLTVVRSPLTRAKVQDALFRAKEVTSLYSDIYRMTEEIFLERELLARKTDQLLFLNKILTSATETLEPSALLLSARRDFRMLLPVRLLNAVFWMRDAENGKVSAEIFLSCRMDGPAETAWAEFMLESTSRMGGKVDSYTVQHVCGPEGAISEAPAQGRVVALPLKAGNQYYGCLALQSDQPVSLGKDQIQTLHAAVNHLGLALRNALAFREIKLRADHDGLTRIHNRRSLDERLVQELKRHQRYRLPLSLLMLDVDHFKQVNDTHGHLAGDEVLRRIGAVLQESLRSTDFAARYGGEEFAVLLPHTPQKDARKLAERIRTRIAEADFESAKGSFRVTASIGVASLGVGSLQKEKELLLQADQALYTAKNNGRNMVVVSGGKSRARIVGE; this is encoded by the coding sequence ATGAAGCGAGGCAAGAGGCCGGAACTCATGTGGGGCTTCGGGCTCAACGAGACCGAACGCGCCCAGATTCAGGAAGCCACGGGACCGGGCTTCTTCCTGCGGAATTACACCCCAAAGGCCCTGCCCCGCGCCGGGACGCTGAAGGAAGGGGAGAAGCCTTCGGCCGCGTGGATTCCCTGGCGCGTCTGGAACAGCATCCCGGAGCACAGCCGGGAGGGGTTCCGGGGGCTGGAGGACACCCAGCGCATCCTCATCCAGGAGGAGTCAGAGACGCCGGTGGAGCTGGAGGCCGTGCTGGAAGAGGGCTTCCTCACCGTGGTCCGCAGCCCGCTGACCCGCGCCAAGGTCCAGGACGCCCTGTTCCGGGCCAAGGAGGTCACCAGCCTCTATTCCGACATCTACCGCATGACCGAGGAGATCTTCCTGGAGCGCGAGCTGCTGGCCCGCAAGACCGACCAGCTCCTGTTCCTGAACAAGATTCTGACCAGCGCCACCGAGACGCTGGAGCCCTCCGCCCTGCTCCTCTCGGCCCGCAGGGACTTCCGCATGCTCCTGCCGGTGCGTCTGCTGAACGCCGTGTTCTGGATGCGCGACGCCGAGAACGGCAAGGTCTCGGCCGAAATATTCCTTTCCTGCCGCATGGACGGACCGGCCGAGACGGCCTGGGCTGAGTTCATGCTGGAGAGCACCTCGCGCATGGGCGGCAAGGTGGATTCCTACACCGTGCAGCATGTCTGCGGCCCCGAGGGCGCGATTTCCGAGGCCCCGGCCCAGGGCCGGGTGGTGGCCCTGCCGCTCAAGGCGGGCAACCAGTACTACGGTTGCCTCGCCCTCCAGAGCGACCAGCCCGTGAGCCTGGGCAAGGACCAGATCCAGACCCTGCACGCGGCCGTGAACCACCTGGGGCTGGCCCTGCGCAACGCCCTGGCCTTCCGTGAGATTAAGCTGCGCGCGGACCACGACGGCCTGACCCGCATCCACAACCGCCGCAGCCTGGACGAGCGGCTCGTGCAGGAACTCAAGCGCCATCAACGCTACCGCCTGCCGTTGTCGCTGCTCATGCTCGACGTGGACCACTTCAAGCAGGTCAACGACACCCACGGCCACCTGGCCGGAGACGAAGTCCTGCGCCGCATCGGCGCGGTTCTCCAGGAGAGCCTGCGTTCCACGGACTTCGCGGCCCGTTACGGCGGCGAGGAGTTCGCCGTCCTTCTGCCGCACACCCCCCAGAAGGACGCCCGCAAGTTGGCCGAACGCATCCGGACCCGCATCGCGGAGGCGGATTTCGAGTCCGCGAAGGGCTCCTTCCGCGTCACCGCGAGCATCGGCGTGGCCTCCCTGGGCGTGGGCAGCCTGCAGAAGGAGAAGGAGCTTCTGCTCCAGGCCGACCAGGCCCTCTACACGGCCAAGAACAACGGCCGGAACATGGTCGTGGTCTCGGGCGGCAAGTCCCGGGCCCGCATCGTGGGCGAATAA
- the sppA gene encoding signal peptide peptidase SppA: MRRFPLLLILAAGLLLCACAPKFKLFPDGGDPLREYVLDGTDSSGKVLLLPLRGVISDEPREGMFSSRPSMVQDVVSQLRLAEKDKTVKAVVLAIDSPGGGVTASDMLYHEITAYRERTKAKILASLLDLAASGGYYAALPADRILAHPTTVTGSVGAVFYRPKVHDLLDKIGVGMEVSKSGANKDMASPFRADTGAERAQLQAIVQDMGDRFLSLVRERRNLSDEAAREVAGASVYTAGQAEKLGLVDGIAYLPEALDQAREMAGLPKEAEVVVYRRAEQPDDNPYNLTTGPFAAKAALVSIEAPWVLPPKAGFYYLWLSGQGLD, encoded by the coding sequence ATGCGACGCTTTCCCCTGTTGCTCATCCTGGCGGCCGGTCTGCTCCTTTGCGCCTGCGCGCCCAAGTTCAAACTCTTTCCGGACGGCGGCGATCCGCTCAGGGAATACGTGCTCGACGGCACCGACTCCTCGGGCAAGGTTCTGCTCCTGCCTCTGCGCGGAGTCATCAGCGACGAACCCCGCGAGGGAATGTTCTCGTCGCGGCCGAGCATGGTCCAGGACGTGGTCAGCCAGCTCCGCCTGGCCGAGAAGGACAAAACCGTCAAGGCCGTGGTCCTGGCCATCGACTCGCCCGGCGGCGGGGTCACGGCCAGCGACATGCTCTACCACGAGATCACGGCCTACCGGGAGCGGACCAAGGCCAAGATCCTGGCCTCGCTGCTCGACCTGGCGGCCTCGGGCGGCTACTACGCGGCCCTGCCCGCCGACCGCATCCTGGCCCACCCCACCACGGTCACGGGCTCGGTGGGCGCGGTCTTCTACCGGCCCAAGGTCCACGATCTGCTGGACAAGATCGGCGTGGGCATGGAGGTTTCCAAGTCCGGGGCCAACAAGGACATGGCCTCGCCCTTCCGCGCGGACACCGGCGCCGAGCGGGCCCAGCTCCAGGCCATCGTCCAGGACATGGGCGACCGCTTCCTCTCCCTGGTGCGCGAGCGCCGCAATCTTTCGGACGAGGCCGCCCGCGAGGTGGCCGGGGCCTCGGTCTACACCGCCGGGCAGGCCGAGAAGCTGGGTCTGGTGGATGGCATCGCCTATCTGCCCGAGGCCTTGGACCAGGCCCGGGAGATGGCCGGTCTGCCCAAGGAGGCCGAGGTGGTGGTCTACCGCCGCGCCGAGCAGCCCGACGACAATCCCTACAACCTGACCACCGGCCCCTTCGCGGCCAAGGCGGCCCTGGTGAGCATCGAGGCCCCCTGGGTTCTGCCGCCCAAGGCCGGGTTCTACTACCTCTGGCTCTCGGGCCAGGGCCTGGATTAG
- a CDS encoding polyphenol oxidase family protein, with protein sequence MVQVAFVPFAFPGVISVSAVFTSRLGGASRGPFAASNLSFDVGDEPSTVLANRRELRERLGFETWTECRQVHGETLLLDPEPGSLEEPGTRQADAMATARPGQALVIKTADCQPILFAHKSGQYIAAVHAGWRGNRMNLPGSAARRFCEAYGLDPLDVLAVRGPSLGPASAEFTNFHEEFGPEFEEYYDHAARTVDLWRLTRDQLVGAGLSPENVFGLEMCTRTMRDEFFSYRRNPTTGRQAGIIWIHP encoded by the coding sequence GTGGTTCAAGTAGCGTTCGTTCCCTTCGCCTTCCCCGGCGTGATCTCGGTGAGCGCGGTCTTCACCTCCCGCCTGGGCGGGGCCAGCCGGGGCCCCTTCGCCGCCTCCAACCTCTCCTTCGACGTGGGCGACGAGCCCTCGACCGTCCTGGCCAACCGCCGGGAGCTGCGCGAACGGCTGGGCTTCGAGACCTGGACCGAATGCCGTCAGGTGCATGGCGAAACCCTGCTTCTGGATCCCGAGCCGGGGTCGCTGGAGGAACCGGGAACCCGTCAGGCCGACGCCATGGCCACGGCCCGACCGGGCCAGGCTCTGGTGATCAAGACGGCCGACTGCCAGCCGATCCTCTTCGCGCACAAGAGCGGGCAGTACATCGCCGCCGTGCACGCGGGCTGGCGCGGCAACCGGATGAACCTGCCGGGTTCCGCCGCGCGCCGCTTCTGCGAGGCCTACGGCCTTGATCCGCTGGACGTGCTGGCCGTGCGCGGCCCGAGCCTGGGCCCGGCGTCCGCCGAGTTCACCAATTTCCACGAGGAGTTCGGGCCGGAGTTCGAGGAGTATTACGACCACGCCGCGCGGACGGTGGACCTCTGGCGTCTGACCCGTGACCAGCTCGTCGGCGCCGGGCTGTCGCCGGAGAACGTCTTCGGCCTGGAGATGTGCACCCGGACGATGCGCGACGAGTTCTTTTCCTACCGCCGCAATCCGACCACCGGCCGTCAGGCCGGGATCATCTGGATTCACCCGTAG
- a CDS encoding mechanosensitive ion channel family protein has product MDIPMGFMSGAPAWIRAAVILVAGWLAVRLAGAALSRAMARADLDPTLTAFARRALSAALWLMLLAVVLGTLGFDVAGFIAGLSVTGFVLGFAAKDALGNLAAGVLLMVYRPFGVGDTVSAGGVDGVVREITVTMTVILTEAEVVTVPNSKIWGGPIKNKTRRESYSAS; this is encoded by the coding sequence ATGGACATTCCCATGGGCTTCATGAGCGGCGCGCCCGCCTGGATCCGGGCGGCGGTCATCCTCGTGGCGGGCTGGCTGGCCGTGCGCCTGGCCGGAGCCGCCCTGTCCCGGGCCATGGCCAGGGCCGATCTCGACCCAACGCTGACGGCCTTCGCCCGGCGGGCCCTCTCGGCCGCGCTCTGGCTCATGCTCCTGGCCGTGGTCCTGGGCACCCTGGGATTCGACGTGGCCGGATTCATCGCCGGTCTGTCGGTCACCGGCTTCGTGCTCGGCTTCGCGGCCAAGGATGCCCTGGGCAATCTGGCCGCCGGCGTCCTGCTCATGGTCTATCGGCCCTTCGGCGTGGGCGACACGGTCTCGGCCGGGGGCGTGGACGGCGTGGTGCGGGAGATCACCGTGACCATGACCGTGATTCTCACCGAGGCCGAGGTGGTCACGGTGCCGAACTCCAAGATCTGGGGCGGGCCCATCAAAAACAAGACCCGCCGGGAGAGTTACTCCGCGTCCTGA
- a CDS encoding adenosylcobinamide-GDP ribazoletransferase translates to MHVARRFLLALSFLTRLWPAPKAPAEPEDMAGCLPFLPLVGLVLGLVVCLPFGLGLFAGKPWIQAWLAAALSLLLTRGLHLDGLADVSDGVTAHMDREKFWRVVKDSRSGAFGAMALVLALVGQVVLLETLFAAGRPLAAAWIFCAGRCAAVGLAYAVKDLARPGLGALFMSGATLENCLAAVVVTVAAGLILTPTWGLTAALLLPPLSVYPLYRLARLVDGANGDFLGAAVVLGELAAGLGLALVL, encoded by the coding sequence ATGCACGTGGCGCGACGTTTTCTCCTGGCGCTGTCCTTCCTCACCCGGCTCTGGCCCGCGCCCAAGGCTCCGGCCGAGCCCGAGGACATGGCCGGCTGTCTGCCGTTTCTGCCGTTGGTGGGGCTGGTCCTCGGACTGGTGGTCTGTCTGCCCTTCGGTCTCGGGCTGTTCGCGGGCAAGCCCTGGATTCAGGCCTGGCTGGCCGCCGCGCTTTCTCTGCTGCTGACCCGGGGCCTGCATCTGGACGGGCTGGCCGACGTCTCCGACGGGGTCACGGCCCACATGGACCGGGAGAAATTCTGGCGGGTGGTCAAGGACAGCCGCAGCGGAGCTTTCGGAGCCATGGCCCTGGTGCTGGCCCTCGTGGGACAGGTGGTGCTGCTGGAGACCCTGTTCGCCGCCGGGCGACCCCTGGCCGCGGCCTGGATATTCTGCGCCGGACGTTGCGCGGCCGTGGGTCTGGCCTACGCCGTCAAGGATCTGGCCCGCCCTGGCCTGGGAGCCCTGTTCATGAGCGGGGCCACCCTGGAGAACTGCCTGGCGGCGGTGGTCGTCACCGTGGCCGCCGGGCTGATCCTGACCCCGACCTGGGGGTTGACGGCGGCTCTCCTGCTGCCGCCCTTGAGCGTGTATCCCCTGTACCGCCTGGCGCGGCTGGTGGACGGGGCCAACGGGGACTTCCTCGGCGCGGCCGTGGTCTTGGGCGAACTGGCCGCCGGGCTGGGGCTGGCCCTGGTGTTGTGA
- a CDS encoding SAM hydrolase/SAM-dependent halogenase family protein, translating into MDSRQARAVRPVALLTDFGLSDPYVGQMRGVLARLAPAAQVLDLTHGVAPFNLPQAAYFLAASAPHFPEDTVFVAVVDPGVGTDRRIVALERRGQIFLAPDNGLLGLILTGPEPVRAFDLTPDALALGRSSATFQGRDLMAPLAARLALGETPAVLGLAMDPSGLERGSWSSPAPGQNRVMAHVLHVDRFGNCALNLRENAAVPAQGLRLLLPAPKPLRRVRTYADLDQGEIGLLSGSQGFLELALYMGSAARSLGINPGAELTLAWD; encoded by the coding sequence ATGGACTCCAGGCAAGCCCGTGCGGTCAGACCCGTGGCGCTGCTGACGGACTTCGGACTTTCCGATCCCTACGTGGGCCAGATGCGCGGCGTGCTGGCCCGGCTGGCCCCGGCCGCCCAGGTGCTCGATCTGACGCATGGGGTGGCCCCCTTCAATCTGCCGCAGGCGGCCTATTTTCTCGCCGCCAGCGCGCCGCACTTCCCGGAGGACACGGTCTTCGTGGCCGTGGTGGACCCCGGCGTGGGCACGGATCGGCGCATCGTGGCCCTGGAGCGGCGCGGGCAAATATTCCTGGCTCCGGACAACGGCCTGCTCGGGCTGATCCTCACCGGTCCGGAACCGGTGCGGGCCTTCGACCTGACTCCGGACGCCCTGGCCCTGGGCCGTTCCTCGGCCACCTTCCAGGGGCGTGATCTCATGGCGCCGTTGGCCGCCCGCTTGGCCCTGGGCGAGACCCCCGCCGTTCTGGGCCTGGCCATGGACCCCTCCGGCCTGGAGCGCGGCTCCTGGAGTTCCCCGGCTCCCGGTCAGAACCGGGTCATGGCCCATGTCCTGCACGTGGACCGCTTCGGCAACTGCGCCCTGAATCTGCGCGAGAACGCCGCAGTCCCGGCCCAGGGGTTGCGGCTCCTCCTGCCCGCCCCCAAGCCCTTGCGCCGGGTGCGGACCTACGCCGACCTGGATCAGGGCGAGATCGGCCTGCTCTCCGGCAGCCAGGGTTTCCTGGAATTGGCCTTGTATATGGGCTCGGCCGCGCGCTCCCTGGGCATCAACCCGGGCGCGGAACTGACCCTGGCCTGGGACTGA
- a CDS encoding glycosyltransferase, whose product MTPGRAIRQHTALQRRGGAAGVALLLHERLPGLGLPSSLSFETAEEPGAEATPGPLAGRNLSPETLLLLHSSLDWPALLAALPGDRPLALTLHDAGLLTGGCAYPLDCPGVVEDCTEPCPRGFAGARERREVQLGLLRRLKPSLIAPSAWLAGLARAALPELRTHVIPNGVPWPSDPGSKREARRALGIAPQARVVVFAAHGGTGAAYKSGPRWPEYWRELKRRVPSTLGFAVGGTETRREGDLAFWPYLDRPRMDILLTAADLLFYPTLADNHPLIVLEAMSRATPCAAFAVGGLPEQVRDGETGLLVPPGDDEAMLERAAGVLAHPSRARDLGLAAFIQGARRFDAGRMARDYARLLDSPATAR is encoded by the coding sequence ATGACTCCGGGCCGCGCCATCCGCCAGCATACCGCCTTGCAACGGCGCGGCGGCGCGGCGGGCGTGGCCCTGCTGCTGCACGAGCGATTGCCCGGCCTGGGCCTGCCTTCGTCCCTGAGTTTCGAGACCGCCGAGGAGCCCGGAGCCGAGGCCACGCCCGGGCCCCTGGCCGGCCGGAACCTGTCGCCGGAAACCCTGCTCCTGCTCCATTCCAGTCTGGACTGGCCCGCACTTCTGGCGGCCCTGCCCGGGGACCGGCCCCTGGCCCTGACCCTGCACGACGCGGGCCTGCTCACCGGCGGCTGCGCCTATCCCCTGGATTGTCCCGGCGTCGTGGAGGACTGCACCGAGCCCTGTCCGCGCGGTTTCGCCGGGGCCCGGGAGCGCCGGGAGGTCCAACTCGGCCTGCTGCGCCGCCTGAAGCCCTCGCTCATCGCGCCCTCGGCCTGGCTGGCGGGTCTGGCCCGGGCGGCCCTGCCCGAGTTGCGCACGCACGTGATCCCCAACGGCGTGCCCTGGCCCAGCGATCCGGGTTCCAAGCGGGAGGCCCGTCGAGCCTTGGGCATCGCGCCCCAGGCCCGGGTGGTGGTCTTCGCGGCCCACGGCGGCACGGGCGCGGCCTACAAGTCCGGCCCGCGCTGGCCGGAATACTGGCGGGAACTCAAGCGCCGCGTGCCTTCGACCCTGGGTTTCGCCGTGGGCGGCACGGAGACGCGCCGCGAGGGCGATCTCGCGTTCTGGCCCTACCTGGACCGCCCGCGCATGGACATCCTGCTCACGGCCGCCGACCTGCTCTTCTATCCGACCCTGGCCGACAATCATCCGCTCATCGTGCTGGAGGCCATGAGCCGGGCCACGCCGTGCGCGGCCTTCGCCGTGGGCGGCCTGCCGGAGCAGGTCCGCGACGGCGAGACCGGGCTGCTCGTCCCGCCGGGCGACGACGAGGCCATGCTTGAGCGCGCGGCGGGTGTCCTGGCGCATCCCTCGCGGGCCCGCGACCTGGGCCTGGCGGCCTTCATCCAGGGCGCGCGGCGTTTCGACGCCGGGCGCATGGCCCGGGACTACGCCCGCCTGCTGGACTCCCCGGCCACGGCCCGCTAG